The Proteus vulgaris genome has a segment encoding these proteins:
- a CDS encoding Predicted ATPase, producing MRNLFVRKNREISGAYAQFVSQLNAYKDGLPQQLIANLGDSIVTLYNAFNRNDPPGEKLAGINLPLMQNQRLEVAFQNNPTQYFDALHVLSEGHVRCIGLAILLAKNISEQCPLLIFDDPVNAIDDDHRESIRRTLFEDAFFADKQIILACHGEEFFKDIQNLLPAPVAAQSRTFTFLPRLDELHIRVDFNCAPRNYILSARSHYGRNEIREALTKCRQSLESLMKGKVWRYVNKHGDGNLSIKLRSSTAPIELRNLSDQLKRQIGRADFNDPNKNAVFSPIDVLTGFSGESREWRYLNKGTHEENDRAEFDRATVEAMIGAIEELDQAVG from the coding sequence TTGAGGAATCTGTTTGTAAGGAAAAACAGGGAAATCTCAGGAGCCTATGCCCAGTTCGTATCGCAGTTGAACGCCTATAAAGATGGTTTACCTCAGCAGTTGATTGCGAATCTCGGAGACAGCATTGTTACTCTGTACAATGCATTCAACCGTAATGACCCACCAGGAGAAAAGCTCGCTGGCATCAATCTCCCCCTGATGCAGAATCAGCGATTAGAGGTGGCATTCCAGAACAATCCAACGCAATATTTTGATGCCCTGCATGTGCTCAGTGAAGGGCATGTACGCTGCATAGGTCTGGCAATTTTGTTGGCAAAAAACATCAGTGAGCAATGTCCACTTTTGATATTTGATGATCCGGTCAATGCTATCGATGACGATCACAGAGAATCTATTCGAAGAACGCTGTTTGAAGATGCCTTCTTTGCAGATAAGCAAATCATCTTGGCATGCCATGGAGAAGAGTTTTTCAAAGACATACAGAATTTATTGCCTGCGCCAGTGGCTGCACAGTCCAGAACGTTCACTTTTTTACCGCGGCTGGACGAGTTACATATCCGCGTGGATTTTAACTGTGCCCCAAGGAACTATATTCTTTCTGCGCGAAGCCATTATGGACGTAATGAAATCAGGGAAGCGCTGACTAAATGCAGGCAGTCACTTGAATCTCTGATGAAGGGGAAGGTCTGGCGTTATGTAAACAAGCACGGTGACGGTAACCTCAGTATTAAACTTAGGTCATCAACTGCGCCTATTGAGCTACGTAATTTGTCAGACCAATTGAAAAGACAAATTGGTCGGGCCGATTTTAATGACCCAAATAAAAATGCCGTGTTTTCTCCCATCGATGTTTTGACCGGTTTTAGCGGAGAATCACGTGAATGGCGATACCTCAATAAAGGAACTCATGAGGAAAACGACAGGGCAGAATTTGACAGGGCAACAGTAGAAGCCATGATAGGTGCAATCGAGGAGCTCGATCAGGCAGTGGGTTAA
- a CDS encoding phage host specificity protein, with translation MLIVRGEVVLLELPALGISGLEFRIAEWAFHALEGVALTLEEDGAYLYEDVIGKPFERPPFVSLPTGGVASPINLTFVPLAVSDIVQGTLSWQNVASDVRYNTVNIFHNGKVIQSIQVPGERVDINGLARGTYRVEIRATNVAGVMSAPAISDFVIQAPPPPEHIDVTSGLFNLTIAPKQGDSAVFGYTFEFWFSEEKLADLSENEVITKTNKVGQGNFWTQENLKAGHTYYFYVRTINSYGKSPFVEASGTCSSQTDLILEELAGQISRDQLAQDLLGEINSKADQSAVVELNTQVKANHDAILAEQVARGAVINQEQQARAEADKAEAQQRQFLATQLRGDYTGNDLSKVTAGLISAEKQARVTGDQAEAKARQSLETRMNGNVSAINKSLETLTSKQQAQTQEISTLNSNLKGKADSSAVNALSTRVSNIDGKVTSATSQVQTLSSKLDKVKADLTESVVVDLDLSKLNENTYYPVILPLVTSRRYAFKVFRTLGQYSDNKPSYATHSTKGFAIIVEWLVSGSGWGTQSENRIIDNFDWKWTNQSPVMGPAQLTNGSVEYIYLRGGAKYQLTKHKSVNHQVITSTYTNNKQSVAPKGFVANEIPKSSEQKANATANAVNQLETKVTEVSGKVTSTAQQVTRLESQVGTSSAKIEQTSKVVTDINGKISASWTMKVQQDSKGNKVITGIGLGFNAQGNSQFLVNAQNFAVISSLNGKVVTPFVIQNGQAFFNDALFSKATIDKLSVGKKITSTNYSAGKKGFNIDATTGNVELNDAVFRGRLDINSGGTKGRLVITNNTIYVYDENNQLAAKIGYLG, from the coding sequence ATGCTTATCGTCCGGGGGGAAGTTGTGCTTTTAGAATTACCGGCTTTGGGGATTAGTGGGCTGGAATTTCGTATTGCCGAATGGGCATTTCATGCTTTAGAGGGTGTGGCTTTAACGTTGGAAGAGGATGGTGCCTATTTATATGAAGATGTGATTGGCAAGCCTTTCGAACGTCCGCCGTTTGTGAGTTTACCCACTGGCGGTGTTGCTTCACCCATTAATCTTACCTTTGTTCCACTTGCTGTCAGTGACATCGTGCAAGGTACACTTTCTTGGCAGAATGTGGCGTCTGATGTGCGTTATAATACGGTCAATATTTTCCATAATGGCAAGGTTATACAGTCTATTCAGGTGCCGGGTGAGCGTGTTGATATTAACGGATTAGCACGAGGGACTTATCGTGTTGAAATCAGAGCTACAAACGTGGCAGGCGTGATGTCTGCTCCCGCTATCAGTGATTTTGTCATTCAAGCACCACCGCCTCCAGAGCATATTGATGTTACCTCTGGCTTATTTAATCTGACCATTGCACCGAAACAAGGCGATAGCGCTGTCTTTGGTTATACCTTTGAATTTTGGTTTAGTGAGGAAAAGCTCGCTGATCTTTCTGAAAATGAAGTGATCACCAAAACAAACAAAGTTGGCCAAGGGAATTTCTGGACGCAAGAGAATTTAAAAGCAGGGCATACGTATTACTTTTATGTTCGAACAATCAACAGCTATGGCAAATCACCTTTTGTGGAAGCTTCGGGGACTTGCTCTTCTCAAACGGATTTAATTCTTGAGGAATTAGCGGGTCAAATTAGTCGAGATCAACTCGCACAAGACCTATTGGGTGAGATAAATAGCAAAGCTGACCAATCAGCTGTTGTTGAGTTAAACACGCAAGTGAAAGCAAACCATGATGCGATTTTAGCGGAGCAAGTTGCACGAGGAGCGGTAATTAACCAAGAGCAACAAGCTCGCGCTGAAGCTGATAAAGCGGAGGCACAACAACGCCAATTCTTAGCCACTCAACTTCGTGGTGATTATACCGGCAATGATTTATCGAAAGTCACCGCAGGACTTATCTCCGCTGAGAAGCAAGCGCGAGTTACGGGTGACCAAGCGGAAGCCAAAGCCAGACAGTCATTGGAAACACGGATGAATGGGAATGTTTCCGCGATTAATAAATCACTAGAAACCCTCACCTCGAAACAGCAAGCCCAAACGCAAGAGATTTCAACGCTCAATTCAAATCTTAAGGGGAAAGCTGATAGTAGTGCGGTAAATGCGTTAAGTACGCGAGTATCTAATATTGATGGCAAAGTGACGTCTGCAACCTCTCAGGTACAAACGTTATCCAGCAAATTAGATAAAGTGAAAGCCGATTTAACGGAGTCTGTGGTGGTGGATTTAGATTTATCTAAACTCAATGAAAATACCTATTATCCGGTTATTTTGCCTTTAGTGACCTCTCGACGTTACGCGTTTAAGGTTTTTAGAACCTTAGGGCAATATTCAGACAATAAACCTAGCTATGCGACGCACAGTACCAAAGGCTTTGCCATAATTGTGGAATGGCTAGTCAGTGGTTCTGGATGGGGAACTCAGTCTGAAAACCGTATCATTGATAATTTTGATTGGAAATGGACAAATCAATCTCCTGTGATGGGGCCGGCTCAGTTAACGAATGGTTCTGTGGAATATATCTATTTGCGAGGAGGGGCAAAATATCAGCTTACTAAGCATAAAAGTGTTAACCATCAAGTTATCACCAGCACTTACACCAATAACAAACAATCGGTGGCACCAAAAGGGTTTGTGGCGAATGAAATACCTAAATCTAGCGAGCAGAAAGCCAATGCAACGGCGAATGCGGTAAACCAACTTGAAACCAAAGTGACCGAGGTTTCAGGTAAGGTGACCTCGACCGCCCAGCAAGTGACTCGGTTAGAAAGCCAAGTGGGTACAAGTTCAGCCAAAATTGAGCAAACTTCGAAAGTGGTCACAGACATAAATGGCAAAATTTCGGCATCATGGACAATGAAAGTCCAGCAGGATAGCAAAGGGAATAAAGTCATTACGGGCATTGGCTTAGGATTTAATGCACAAGGAAATAGTCAATTTCTGGTTAATGCCCAAAACTTTGCAGTGATATCGTCATTAAACGGTAAAGTGGTGACGCCTTTTGTGATCCAAAATGGACAAGCTTTTTTCAATGATGCGTTATTTAGCAAGGCAACTATTGATAAATTATCGGTAGGTAAAAAAATCACATCCACTAATTATTCAGCTGGCAAGAAAGGATTTAATATTGATGCCACAACAGGAAATGTGGAATTAAATGATGCGGTATTTCGTGGACGGTTGGATATAAACTCAGGAGGAACAAAAGGGCGGTTAGTGATCACAAATAATACTATTTATGTTTACGATGAAAACAATCAGTTAGCGGCAAAAATAGGTTATTTAGGGTAG
- a CDS encoding phage tail protein produces MGGSGGLISKVVGAGLMIAGLFTGGVTSAMGMALMAAGVAVQVAGSLIFKPKLPSMNYRDTGERKQMLRSSSAPETVIVGKTVISGLLFFAEEEAGEQDENEKITLALALAGHPIEKIGKIWLGDDLIETFGDKASWELHNDREDVDPFMLKNCPSWKEDMIGRGLAWLRVTLTFDQEKFPYGLPNVKCEVWGKHLFDPRTGQTAWSNNGALVILDYYRHYLKVPDTDIDFDSFKQAADLCDEKVSLPEGGFESRYTLNGAYDLNESPSSVLEAMHKCINAEPTFTAGKHGIQIGAYYGPAIKNITESQLIGTVTCTPETGLKDSTNAVYGTFIDAEQLYTKTDFTPVIVDEWVKEDGLEIRENIDYRFVTSPYQAQRLARQYLRKKKAGRRVQLTMNLDGYAYRPGGSCAFRITGFGD; encoded by the coding sequence ATGGGTGGGAGTGGTGGATTAATTTCAAAAGTCGTGGGTGCTGGCTTAATGATTGCGGGGCTATTTACCGGAGGTGTTACCTCGGCGATGGGGATGGCGCTGATGGCAGCAGGCGTTGCGGTTCAAGTCGCAGGTTCGCTTATCTTTAAGCCAAAACTGCCTTCCATGAATTATCGAGATACCGGTGAACGCAAACAGATGTTACGTTCATCGTCTGCGCCTGAAACCGTGATCGTCGGAAAAACAGTGATATCGGGTTTGCTTTTCTTTGCAGAGGAAGAAGCAGGGGAACAAGATGAAAATGAAAAAATCACACTGGCATTAGCGTTAGCAGGACACCCCATAGAGAAAATTGGGAAGATCTGGTTGGGGGATGATCTCATTGAGACTTTTGGTGATAAAGCCTCATGGGAATTACATAACGATAGGGAAGATGTCGATCCCTTTATGCTTAAAAATTGCCCGTCATGGAAAGAGGATATGATTGGTCGAGGTCTGGCGTGGTTACGTGTGACACTCACGTTTGACCAAGAAAAATTCCCTTATGGGTTACCCAATGTGAAATGTGAAGTCTGGGGAAAACATCTGTTTGATCCTCGCACTGGGCAAACTGCATGGAGTAATAATGGGGCTTTAGTCATTTTGGATTATTATCGCCATTATTTAAAAGTGCCTGATACGGATATTGATTTTGACAGCTTTAAACAGGCGGCCGATTTATGTGATGAAAAAGTGAGTCTACCAGAAGGTGGATTTGAGTCGCGATATACCCTTAATGGTGCCTATGACTTAAATGAGAGTCCATCCAGTGTCTTGGAAGCAATGCACAAATGCATTAACGCGGAACCGACATTCACCGCAGGAAAACACGGTATTCAAATCGGCGCTTATTATGGGCCTGCAATAAAAAACATCACTGAATCACAATTGATTGGCACAGTCACATGTACCCCTGAAACAGGATTAAAAGACTCGACCAATGCGGTGTATGGCACGTTTATTGATGCCGAACAGTTGTACACAAAAACGGATTTCACGCCTGTGATTGTAGACGAATGGGTGAAAGAGGATGGCTTAGAAATTCGAGAGAATATCGACTATCGTTTTGTCACCAGCCCTTATCAAGCCCAACGATTAGCTCGCCAATATCTCCGTAAAAAGAAAGCAGGAAGACGGGTTCAACTCACGATGAACTTAGACGGCTATGCTTATCGTCCGGGGGGAAGTTGTGCTTTTAGAATTACCGGCTTTGGGGATTAG
- a CDS encoding phage protein, giving the protein MKQPNWTLKLPETIRAAMSRPFSWGEFDCCIFASECIDAQCGFSPIKPYLNHYKTKAEAFNLIKSKFGSLGKAVSRYFKSIEIERVQRGDLVLFKGEDGDSLAVVWAGHYWGVTSQGVKPVQINPIKAWRVE; this is encoded by the coding sequence ATGAAACAACCCAACTGGACACTTAAATTACCTGAAACCATAAGGGCGGCCATGAGTCGCCCTTTTTCATGGGGTGAATTTGATTGTTGTATTTTTGCCTCTGAATGTATTGACGCACAATGCGGTTTCTCGCCAATAAAGCCTTATCTCAATCACTATAAAACTAAAGCTGAAGCCTTCAATCTTATTAAGTCTAAATTTGGCTCCTTAGGGAAAGCCGTTTCACGCTATTTCAAATCCATTGAGATTGAGCGCGTTCAGCGTGGCGACCTCGTACTGTTTAAAGGTGAGGACGGTGACAGTTTAGCCGTGGTTTGGGCGGGGCATTATTGGGGCGTAACCTCACAAGGTGTGAAGCCGGTGCAGATTAACCCAATCAAAGCGTGGAGAGTGGAATAA
- a CDS encoding phage protein — translation MQYHPFSDAMVNAINEGAYIVLAARLDLKSGVTCAHTGVGQLIIAGETYLGVGSLGEISQLKENKTTSPPQLQLKLAGFDKSLVGMVMNEQSRGREVRLMMVAIGEEGKPLLAEVLFVGQITSINVVSGEEKCRMC, via the coding sequence ATGCAATATCATCCATTTTCTGACGCCATGGTCAACGCGATTAATGAGGGGGCTTATATCGTTTTAGCCGCCAGACTCGATTTGAAATCAGGCGTGACCTGTGCGCATACCGGTGTTGGGCAACTAATTATTGCAGGGGAAACTTATTTAGGTGTAGGAAGTTTAGGCGAAATCAGTCAGCTAAAAGAAAATAAGACAACCAGTCCTCCACAATTACAGCTTAAATTAGCCGGTTTTGATAAATCGCTGGTGGGAATGGTGATGAATGAGCAAAGTCGAGGACGCGAAGTCCGGTTGATGATGGTCGCCATCGGTGAAGAGGGAAAACCGCTTCTTGCTGAAGTCTTATTTGTCGGACAAATCACATCGATTAATGTGGTGTCTGGCGAAGAAAAATGCCGTATGTGTTAA
- a CDS encoding phage protein — MSILEWPKAVIPTQENWQLLSNSKTFTSPFNGSSQTVRFPGSRWRCELTFNNLNEEKSRQLEALVASLDGMSGRVKIASWIRKGRYGYGSPRIAIPSQLGNQLETKDWKRNMRVLQQGDRLTVGNELKMVVADVVSDNQGRAIILISPMLRTSPTVNEMLEVERPFGVFRLVDNEQGKFQHRRLGYTHITLSFEEVLY, encoded by the coding sequence ATGTCTATTCTTGAATGGCCAAAAGCGGTGATCCCCACACAGGAAAACTGGCAATTATTGAGTAACAGCAAAACCTTTACCTCGCCATTTAATGGAAGTAGTCAAACGGTACGCTTTCCGGGGAGTCGTTGGCGTTGTGAGCTGACATTCAATAATTTAAATGAAGAGAAATCTCGCCAGTTAGAAGCGCTGGTGGCTTCATTGGATGGGATGTCGGGGCGAGTCAAAATAGCCAGTTGGATAAGAAAAGGGCGTTATGGGTATGGTTCGCCTCGCATTGCAATACCGAGCCAATTGGGTAATCAGTTAGAAACAAAGGACTGGAAGCGCAATATGCGCGTGTTACAGCAAGGGGATCGCTTAACTGTGGGCAATGAACTCAAAATGGTGGTGGCAGATGTGGTCAGTGATAATCAAGGTCGTGCCATTATTCTTATTTCGCCGATGTTAAGAACGTCGCCTACTGTTAATGAAATGCTCGAGGTTGAGCGTCCTTTTGGAGTTTTTCGGCTTGTTGATAATGAACAGGGGAAATTTCAGCATCGCCGCTTGGGGTATACCCATATCACGTTATCTTTTGAGGAGGTGTTGTACTAA